AGGGACTCTGTTACACTTCATTTTGACTTATACTAGGCCTACTCTATGCAACATAACACTAGTACATTTCTGGTAGTTCTCTGGTAGTTTTCCAACATTTTCTGGACTATCTTTCTAAAGGTGGTGATCTGAAAATCACATCATCCCTCAATAAGTTCCCTCCTCATTTTGTGCTGCCTTTCTGTTGTTACCCTAATACAAAGATTATCTTCTTGTATTCATTAGGTCcagaaaaatgataaaactgaGAGGGAAAAACTCTTGTAAACAGAGCCTTCAGACAGACAAAACATGTTGCTCCATACATTACTTGTTGGTTTATCCACCTAATATCCTGCATGGCCTCCGAGTTGGTGCCCAAGAAATTTCATTACATACAACTGCTCTGGGTAAACAATGAGTAAGCATATTAAATGAAAGTATACTTCTTGCTCACATGCTTCCAGAAATGTTCCATCTACTCTGAACACTGTTGTGACTTTCCACATCAACTCGTATTTCCATTTGGTGATAACAGTAATAactaacacaaacacagactCTATCACATGCTTCACCAGCCTAACAAGAGAGATTAATTTTCCTGCAACACAAATTAGGTAAGTTATGGACAATATAACACTGAAATGAGCTCTGTGAATGCCTATTGTACACAGTAATACTCTACACAACAAAATATGTTGCAGTATTTCTTGAAGATATTTTAAGGCATTTATTTACTGCATATGGCTGTCCATTTAAGTTTCCCCTGcttatttctttaatttttttcccattcTTTACAGAATGCTATGGAGCACAGCAGGAAATGGTAAACTGATGAGGAACTTGAGACCGAACCGACAGCCTTAGACTCATAAGAGATCAAAATTTTGAATAATTCTTAACTACTGAGGTATAAATGAGATTGGTGCACAAGCCCACCTTGGCTGACTATTTCCAGGGTTGAGACAGTACTTAAAAGGAAATGACACCCGCTGTTTTTAGCTGTTTTTCATCAACTTTTCATTTTCAGGTAATAACACAGATAAAAGTGGACAGATTAACCAAAATTAGGTCTATACTAATATTACACATCATTTATGATTTGTACTCATCATCAAAATTAGAATTTAACTATCCAAAACTGCCTTTTTTTACCTGGAAACAGGTCAAGACAAATTTAACATCCAGACTAACCTAATTTAGACTCTAATCCATACCAAATTTTGATGAATCTTCACCTAATTGGACGACATAAAATGTCACTATTTTGAATTACAATGCTAGGAATAATTCTTTATAACATAACTATGCTTCTAAATTAGTTCTGGCCTTTTAGTAATAGAATTGGGcaattatcattagtatttttTACTTCTTTCTGTATTTTTATTATAGAAACCTGTATTTTCAGTATCTAACACAAAACCCCTAAAGTTTAAATATCAAATATGGAAACCTCATTCGTTTTGTCTTTCTAcagctctgatgcctgttccctctgggaagtTGCCATCAAGGGAGCAACCTTGGCAAAAGAGTCAACACTTATCACTGTCCTTccttgcctcccttgcatacaccattccactaattcttccatcatttctctccctccagtaccctTCTCCTACATTTGACTATATCACAAGTGGTCCTCCTCTCAAACCAACCCCTTAACTGTAATATCATAAACTCTCCATGTAAACTCGCCCTCTTGCATTTtttcacatgtccaaaccaattcaaagtattacattacacctactctaccactccactattcatttcctttgcattccctaccataccacataCCTCATAaactcttcatttctttcttcattccatctagttatactgcatgctcctctcaaatagctcatttctacagcctggattcttgacttctgtgattCATTCCGTATCCAAGTTTCAGCAGCATAGGTTAGGGATGGGAGGGCTATGCTGTCCCAtaatcttttcttcacttccatacttttaCCTCTACTCTTTAATAtcttattaagggacccaataacTCTTTTAaactgtactgctctctcccttatctctcctttcatatcatcaAACTCACCCAAGATACTTACTAAACACTGTAagtctttcacttcttccagtcttcctcctcccatatctataacacagtttagttcactttcttctttcgctcTACAGGGTTTTGCAAAATCCATACTTTCAATCTGTTTAACTTAACACACCATTATCatatttttacttgcatttaccttcaaatgCCTATCtaacacacatcacaaaacacacttacaatacgctactcctcttcactctcagcaaacaacacagtctCATGCCTCACCATCACACTCGCACATTTgcacctcctttccctcctttagTTTCACCTCTCTTGTCAGTACATCCATATatgtgttaaaaagccatggtgacatcaaacagccCTGCCTCATACCCACATGTATACCGAAACTTTTGCTGAACTCTCCACCCACTGTTACACATGCTTTTGTTACTCTATAGAAGATATTCACACCAACTAACAGTTATCCCCTTaccccatacatccttaacacatctcataaagcattccacttgactgtcatatgctttctccagatctataaaagctacATGCAGTTTCTTACCTTTCATTGACACTTTTCTacagtcattctcaccacaaaaatcaGATGCACACATCCCTTGcctttcctaaaatccccttgcattcagtcacttccatcactctatcaatcaacactcttggatacaattttcctggtatacttaacatactTGTTCtcctataactgctacatacatcctaaACAAGTTTTCCTTAGAATAAAAAAATTGCTTTCACTTAATTCTCTGGCACAACCTTTTGTTCTCATGCTAAATCACAAAtgaaatgcatccactctatcacacttttgCTCTATACTTCAGCAATGCAGCCATAATTCCGTCCACTCCAGGTGCCTGTCCTACCTACACCCTTGCTATTGCCCTCATTACCTCCCTTCCTGCTAGAGGCCCAGGCACTTGTATCCTTTCCCATCcaacctccatacccatgcatgtaataactgctgcctcattttctccctcattcatcagttcttcaaaatactctttccattttcttttcactttctccttttgatttTGCAACTCCCCATCCTTGTTTttcaccggggttgacgtgctgtcagtggattgaatcaggacatgtgaagcgtctggggtaaaccatggaaagctgtgtaggtatgtatatttgcgtgtgtggacgtatgtatatacatgtgtatgggggggggggttgggccatttctttcgtctgtttccttgtgctacctcacaaacgcgggagacagcgacaaagtataaaaaaaaaaaaaaaaaaaaaaaaaaaaaaaaaaaaaaaaaaattcactcttGTGTCCAATTCTatcctttttcacttcctgccCGTACAATTTCCGATTTTCCTTAAACCTTTCACTCACCTTGCTTCCAAATCTTCACATCccatttctttgctttcctccatcAGCTTCTCAACATTCCACATACAGATAttacattcttccctcctttgctgaacatccactggtacattcctttcaagcaatctaccatatgcctttttcttctcttccacagcatttctagtCTCACCAGTCCATCatgcatttccttttttattcctatatctcacagCCTtgcatctaactactaattctacaaccctTAACAGTCTTTCTCCTAACATTATAAACATCTTATTCACACATGATAGCATTCCTGCATTTACTGCACCATCATCTAAAATTGTGGttcaccttcctttcatactcctttgcattctttctgattcatcttcttcctTGCCAACTCTTTTATCTCTCCAATCTTCCtcacactttcattttcacccacatcagtatCGGGCTCACATCCTCGCACTCTTTTACACATCCCTACAATTCCTCCTTCTGCATAAGTGCGATCCCCCTGTATGCTTATGCCCTCACAATAACCCAACATTTTACCTGTAAGTCATTCCAAAACTATTAAAGTACTTTACCTTATCATTTCCATCCATTATAAGCAGGATTGTAAGCAGGTGGTGCAGTGTTATCTGTTGTCTCATCATTGGAGGACAATGGTGACATGTAAGGGTTTAATGGGTAGGGAGTCTCATGTGTGTTTAGTGGATGAGGAGAGGCATGTGGATTGGATGGATAGGCACTTTCAGATGGGTTTGATGGGAAGGCAGTAGCATGTGGGCTTGATGGGAAAGGAGTGGCAGATGGGCTAGATGGGTATGGATCAACCAGCATGGGATTACTGTTTAATGGATCTCGTGAGTTCAGTGGATAAGGTGGCACTGGGGCAGAGAAGGAAGCTTGAGGGGGATCTATGGAGTATGGGAGAGAAGGAGCAGATCCACACTctgaatatggaggagggtgttgtgaagaGTCAACTGGGTAAGGGTTAGTGCCTGTTTGACTGACAGGACCTGTAGGTCCTACCATTGGATTGACAGGATATAGCATATCTGGTTGGCTAGTAAAACTAGGATCTGTTTTAGTAGGCAGGGGTTCTGCTTCTGGTAGGAACACTGATGACTGCCTCCCATTATGTGATGAGGATGCTGGATTGTCATATGTGTTTTGAGATGTTGACGGCAACTGTATGGGGTTTAGGGCATATGAATTATGGCCTGAAGTTTCATGAGGAACTGTTGAAAATGATGATGTCTGTTCAGCTTTTTTATCTTGTAGTCTGAAAGAGTAGGAAAAACAGTATTAAACCAGATAACTTCATACCCAATATGTAAGATAATGACATTACAATGGTTTTGTGAATTCACCTGCATTTTCATTCTAAAAATCTGTTTGACTATTGATGCCTTTTATCATGCACTATTTAAAGATGTATATAAAACATAACTATGCTAACTATCAAAAGCAATACATATAACAGTAGTCTGATTGTTACCTTGTCAGTCAGACATTATCTATCATTTCATCAATCagtctatctttttcttttctttatcatattttgGTTTGGATCCATGAGGCTTGAGTTAACtgtataagatgaaatatggGAGATAAAGGGAAGCTTCAGGGTTGGGAGGCTGCAATTTGTAACTcggagagaaagaggaaataaTAAACTGTAAAAGGTGATACTAATACAAAGTGTTCTTTTACTTCCTTATTCAAGCAAAGAACAGTTCATGCTTAAACAGGATATGATGCTGACTGTAGATATGAAGGGCTTCTGTATTATAAAAGGTGGACAGTGTCAGCATGAAAATTAGCCCTAAAAGAGACCTACTAGCTTAATATTGAGTAAATGTATCCAGAGGGAACACTAGGAATGCTATGAAAATGGAAGTGATGAACGATGTTACATGGTATAGTCCACAGAGACAGGCAGGCTAAACAATAGGGCACTGAGTGCATGGCTCAGTAAACTGCAAGTTTCAGAGTATGGGGaaaagatgaaatgtgggaaaATCCAAGGacatattatgattatcatgaacaaagcaaaataattatgtAGGAGACAAATGGAAGAGTTGGCAATGATGAGTGTGGCAAAATGAAACAGTGAATAAAGCAAATCTgtgaaagaaaaatgcatatcaTGTGATGCCAAAACAGGAAGGATCACTTAACCCTTTACATGAAGGGTTGTTTGCAAGTACATGTCCCTCAGGATAGAAATAGCTTTGAATATCTTAATTTTCCTTTTTGATAAAAAGTAATTCATTGCTGTCATTGGAAAAAATACAGACATGACCAACAAAATATAAGTTTCGCAGTATGAACAATTATTTCTCTCTGGAAAAGTGTGCCTCGAACTATGAGAGATATCTTGGATCCCTAGAACTAGAAATGTTTAAACTTCTATCTTTCCGGTTAGGTGAATTCCTTTTACCACTTGTTATCCaaactgcactcctctgaccccggtagctttttttctttttgcatcacccacatgtggactactagcattctgtccataaatgtacaatctttctttgtcatacataaaacttgacaacacttcttcataacactagattttcctgtggtgagcactatgcgctagccctgcctttcggcaaaatggtaggaacaacggacagaagtagtaggtaggaatacttaggctggagcattaggtagaaacgttAGGCAGAACCatttggtggtagtagtagtagttgtcagtataaacattaagtaggagcctctgcaaacactgcaccagagttgccctctgccactggcctattaagggtgaggcacaaaaaggctaggaagcagcactggagttcgctagttatggagactattgctgtggctaaACCCTTCAGGGAATTCCATGTGGAACAGgaacagagatacagacagacagataggtaaaAACAGACTCAGCTTAACTCAGTTTGCCCTACGTCCATTCAAAAACTATCATCATCCCCTAACTGCTAGTACCAGCCAGTCTCAAATTCTCAAAACACAGCTGTCAACCCAGTGGTGAAAAAAAATGCATCTCATGTGAAGCAGGCTCATTCTCCTCTGTAAACTCTTTTCGAAATGAGTCTCAAGTATACACTGAAGCATTACAGTAATACAATAAACATATGGACCTCTTGATTTACATGTGTTTGACATACAAAATTTTTAGATTAATAAGTATGGTCCATTTATCAGTACTTTttaattcatgtatatatgtgtgtgtgtgggcatttatgtatatacaagtgtatgtgggtgggttgggccattctttcatctgtttccttgcgctctcactaacgtgggagacagcaactaagtattataataataataataataataattttttttttttttttttttaatactttgtcgctgtctcccgcgtttgcgaggtagcgcaaggaaacagacgaaagaaatggcccaacccccccccatacacatgtacatacacacgcacgtccacacacgcaaatatacatacctacacagctttccatggtttaccccagacgcttcacatgccttgattcaatccactgacagcacgtcaacccctgtataccacatcgctccaattcactctattccttgccctcctttcaccctcctgcatgttcaggccccgatcacacaaaatctttttcactccatctttccacctccaatttggtctccctcttctcctcgttccctccacctccgacacatatatcctcttggtcaatctttcctcactcattctctccatgtgcccaaaccatttcaaaacaccctcttctgctctctcaaccacgctctttttatttccacacatctctcttacccttacgttacttactcgatcaaaccacctcacaccacacattgtcctcaaacatctcatttccagcacatccatcctcctgcgcacaactctatccatagcccacgcctcgcaaccatacaacattgttggaaccactattccttcaaacatacccatttttgctttccgagataatgttctcgacttccacacattcttcaaggctcccaaataataataataataataataatataacatttttggaataaCGTGATCATCATTGGGCTGGCAGCGTGGTGGCATGGTATTGTCAGTACCACACAAGAAGTGGGTGCATGTGTGGCATTCAGATGTAGCTTCCCACTTTGCAGTCCCCAGTGCATGGATACAGTTTATAGTCGTGAAGTACTGTAGTATTTTGTGCTGTAGCataatatatattgcatatgCTTTGCACTTTGCATCATGCCACCAAGGTTTCTTTTAAATTCTGAAACcagtggtaataagaagtgtaAGGTCATCAACAATGAGGTTAAGATGGGTGTGCTCAAACGTTTCGAGAGAGGTGAACGATCAGCTGATATCTACTTTGCCCTTGGTCTTGGTGAATCTACTTTAACGACTATTCATGATAGTGCATAATGTAGCATAATGTATATTGCATGTGCTTTGCACTTTGCATCATGCCACCAAGGTTTCTTTTAAATTCTGAAACcagtggtaataagaagtgtaGGGTCATCAACAATGAGGTTAAGATGGGTGTGCTCAAATGTTTCGAGAGAGGTGAACGATCAACTGATATCTACTTTGCCCTTGGTTTTGGTGAATCTACTTTAACGACTATTCATGATAGTGCAGAGAAGATCAAAGAGAATGCTATGAGTTGAATACTGATCAGTGTATCTAAAATTTCATAATCCTGAAGCTTGATTATGGAAAGAACATAACGAATGTTGAGAACATGGAATGAACACCATACTCATGAAAATGTTCCTGTCAGTATGCTTGTGATATACGCAAAGATCTGCCATTCATATGAAGATTTGGCAGTGGAAAAAAGAGCAGCaaagacatttcaagcaagtTCTGGTAGTCTGCAAATTTCAGGAGTCACTACAATTACCACAACATCAAGATGACTGGTTATAGTTTTAGGAgaggcatagtgtgtgtgtggattaggtgtgtttcctttaaagaatgggTTTGTGGGATAAATGGAGAAAGACAGTGATTTCTATGTTGAATTACTTGACCTGTTGAATGGATAAGAGTTATACAATTGCCTTATAAAAATACTATAGACATATGAGGGTAACTGCAAGGTCACTAGGCACAATGCAAACTTTACCAGGAGGGTAAGGTTTGTCTACAAGGTGGTAGGGAGAAGGATGAGCAGTTGTCAATGAAGGGaggtctgcatcaaggatgttTGATGCCACTATGGACATAATCTTTTCATGCTTAGGGTTGTGAGGaaagtaaatgcgagggtcttggagtaTGGAGCAGTGCTGAAGTTAGCTGGGGGTTGGAAAGCATGAAAGGTGGATTGCCTGGTGTTTGCAGATAACAAAGCTCTGGTGGCAAACTTCACAAAGATACTCCAGAAGCTACTGCACATTGGAAGTGtat
This window of the Panulirus ornatus isolate Po-2019 chromosome 10, ASM3632096v1, whole genome shotgun sequence genome carries:
- the LOC139751035 gene encoding uncharacterized protein isoform X2 translates to MDAKFKIFALLTVIMTFVIISECDVGDACSSKISCGLYYFYHKCENGHCICKRPDYLRYDKKTVTEECTFSPLTNHQKVLQSCYRERDGDAFICDIRKYSICKSGKCVCFDKYFHNITSGNCEHQSSYMKLHNLAEYQVKPGVYCKKESHCISGLKCVNFKCSCPSDCSYDSAKEVCDCGEVPPEDTPAGPIALGIVLGILIVIFWYSRIIKTISRLQDKKAEQTSSFSTVPHETSGHNSYALNPIQLPSTSQNTYDNPASSSHNGRQSSVFLPEAEPLPTKTDPSFTSQPDMLYPVNPMVGPTGPVSQTGTNPYPVDSSQHPPPYSECGSAPSLPYSIDPPQASFSAPVPPYPLNSRDPLNSNPMLVDPYPSSPSATPFPSSPHATAFPSNPSESAYPSNPHASPHPLNTHETPYPLNPYMSPLSSNDETTDNTAPPAYNPAYNGWK